Below is a window of Garra rufa chromosome 24, GarRuf1.0, whole genome shotgun sequence DNA.
GCCTTCACCAGTGACATGAtataaacacaacacaaacatctCATTCCAGCTGTGTCCCGATGGAGCCAGTGAAACAACCTGTTCTACTGAACAGAATTATGGGATAAGATGTTGATTAATACCGCATATCATCATGTTAATACATCAGGTAACATAACATTAGGAAGATGCAAAGCAGGAAAACAGTGGATCTTTCTAAAGCACTTGTAGTGAGGAAGTCtctgacttcacgcattacgtaattacgctggaaaggtcacatgttgttagctcttcgtctgtgtactacatttcaaaaaggtagggtagggtgaaaaactcatctcattttctcctccaacttcaaaatgcattgttttaccttttgtttgtaaagagcgtttgactttctttgcacgtttgcgttgtaaacactgggtcgggacTTATGTTTACGTcaagcgtgacctttccaacgtaatGTGTAATACGAGCTAGTgccagacgagcatttgtggttaaaaagcatatcaaattttttttttttttttcacaaaatgacCAATGTTTTGACTAGACAGGAACCTTATTTCTTAGCTGGGATCTTAgctgtagagccttttgaagctgcactgaaactgcaatttagaccttcaacccgctcCCATTGAAGTCAACTACATGGACAATAATGGACTCTTTTATGGCAAGCCATTTTCGCCTAAAATACACTCTGCGTTActcgtcataattgcatttttactagtaacaattcaattagagagctctataattcagttcctactagtaacaattccaattagagagctctacaaattaatttttactagtcatatgtctccattgacttccattcattttaaattacagagctctacaacagaatttttactagtaacaattacaattagagagctctctaaatattttttttactagcaaTAATTCCAATTGAAGAGCTCTCttattcagtttttactagtaagaattctgattagagagctctctaattcaattgttactagtaagaactgaattagagagctttttaattcaattacagagctctgcaattaaacatatctttaatgtgttttttactagtaaaaatttaattatagagctctgtaattgcaattttactagtaataattaaattagagagctctctaatcggaattgttactagtaaaaactgaattagagatctctctaattggaattattactagtaaatattgatttagagagctctttagttaatattgttactagtaagaatttaattagagagctctctaattggcattgttactagtaggaattaaattatagagccctctaattcaattcttactagtaaaaaagcAATTACAACGAGTaacacttagtatattttaggctaaaacggcttgccatactcttttcaactaaagtaacaggagtgaactaatcctttaaacctacagtttttttttgctgttacctaatactactaataatccACCTCTTCCAAATTATAGGAAATACTTTCAGGCGGTTCAGAGACTTCTCCACAGTGCACTGATTTATACTGAagcagcacaaaaaaaaaaaaaacaccatcaccaCCACCAAACCCAGATCTTAACAATTCTGTGACCCAAGCTGAAGCCCCACATACAGACAGGTGGACGGTGGGACGTAAACGCTGGTGTTGTCCGGGACGGACTTTGCACTGGTGCCGATGGAATTGGGGAAAGGGCTCACCTATAGCAGCGGCTGGCATTGGTGGGACCTGGCCGGGGAGGGGGGGTGGAGGAGGGGGTGCTGGGGGAGGAGCTCCAGGGGGAGCAGCCCATGAGGGTGGGGCTGCGGGGTCAGAACCAATATATAAGAAAAAGCACATCTTGAGGGCATTTCATTCATTACTATCGCAGCTATTTTCCAAAACCCAGTGATTTTCTTTTTAAGGCTGCATTCTGTAACCTTGTATATATGACTACTGGAAAATTCTACATGGAAAGCAGTAAGTAAAGTACATGGGAGACCCGACTAAAAACTAAGTTGTGTCCCAAATTAAGTACCCCATCGTCTAGTGgagtggttctcaattccagtcttGGAGAACTCCACACTTTTTTGCCCTTTGAATGGATGAACATATGCTCCGTTCAAACTGGAAGTCCACTTAACAGGGCGCAAACAGTTGAATAGAATAAATGTCGGAAGTGATAAGAGGTACATACAAAATGTGAAGAGcagtgggtcgcgaggactgtaattgagaaccactgttctagtgtatgaattatatacgTTTATTTTGTCATAGACCACCAGATTGTGTTGTTGGCTCAACAACAAGTTTACAGGTGCGTCCCAATTTGTGTACTTATGCACTTTTCTATGCCATCTTtttgtatatgggccattctacagaactggtgcaaactgCATGTCCCGCAGCGTATTTTTTAGTCCATtcgctgagactgattttaactacacccctaaatttatgatcaggaaatattcctctcatagctacaaggtgtgagtagataggtcccatccactgatctataatagagaactggattgctcatgacgtcataaaagtgaatccaccgcgccgccatattagtattccctagtattcgcatacattccattgaatgaataggaaactatacgattttattgagaaaacatcacataacaagtcagtgtttttatacctgaagtctcactgtacaattttacaatgcaaacgtcctaagcatgtaaacggttaatgttgggaattccctctgcttattaaaaatgtacgttcatagccTAACGTACATTACAGTCgcgtacatcagataaacaaaTACGATCTCAGTACAGTTcaggcccggttccagaactaaatcactgagggtgctccctaaattaatgagggtgctctaacattataccatcatagtcgacattagggcgcgacactgatggcgcgcgttgctattttaaaatcaaaatacttcaattttgtatgtaatggcaaattgattatactttcgtttttttattaacttaatttagaaaaaaaacgtttggagcatttttgttcgtaaaatatacgtttttattttattttattattattatttttaaggaacagcGCCCAGGGGTAGACTAATCAGTCTGttaatttgatcagtttgcctactcaaatcatcacgatttgcataaaatctatagatatgaaatagttcaagtataaaacaatgttagtttaaacgttaaacctagagataaatgtgcggtattaggcgcatatccaatagtttgtgcagagagtggaagctgaagacacaggacatgggcgccagtgcatttttttcagtggaagcaatttaaaattatctgtcatttttgctcacaaaggtaagagtaggttaatacatcattcggtactgtaaagggtgtacttttatttgtgtgcacttaaaaaaaacgtataaaatagttttaaattattacttaacgaaataaaacaaatagaaaacaaaaactctctcattatgtaatccgaaaagataaatttctctttaaaggcgcgtccaaaaaggatttttgttacactgactcagaatacactagtttattaatatataatttaaataagctttactctttccggcccgacacattcagtgttatttatttacctttgtggcaattttcagcatattgtgtgcttgagcgcggatctgttccagctgcgctgccgtctgtaacggtctcgaaagtgaaaccgaaagtgaagtctcctgttgtttccaccagcgcggcatttttttcttcaccataatttatggatgtctaaaatattaaaataaggagaaacctaaaacagataaaaccggtgcccgtccgcctctgaactttgacgtgaaaattggcctgaagcccagcaactagaggtgtaaaaaagtcgggctagtcggccgaggctgaaatgcaacgctctaattgactgctttgatgcgttacaatatggcagggcattgttttaatgcttacagcagaaaaataaatgtttttttttaatgattactcactggattgttatctaaatctgcaataaaatgacattattacagctttaactgagggtgctattgatttcgtttgagggtgcttagcaccctcaagcacccccgtagaaccgggcctggtacagttattcacggtttatgtcattttgttgtttatattcgtacagtagactaagtgcatgtttcaacaatatttaacagtaacgttattcattttgaagcaggtaatgatttgttcgttaaattaataatgaattcaacatacacagcattttactcagatggaaacggtaatgttagtaaatcattacagaatttgctgatctgaagagtctgaaatagatgttgctcaatcatgcaaattaaaaatacacaccatgactcggagaacaccgctgactacaaatggtacggacttaaagacataagctttatttcaaagatttgaatttcaatataacGAGCAATGTAGTAACAGAtacttgtattgtattatttactgtataatcgaatcaatttcagatactaataccagatataaggtactgtgtattatttcctgcataattaggtacataaagaaatatatttagtgttggatcagttacctgtttctgcaagtgcgcagctgacacgcccaccaaaacgatttcaatatatcgcttatcccgcccgaaaagaccataaacattccagaaaacatcttaagtaaaaattaatttacatacacatatcctaaaaactaatcctgtgtgaaagatacgcttcaaatcgggtgattttaggtcagcaatttacatgtgactcaatggcgctctctgcaggtagggaatagtaagatggcgaatagaacacttccggtggcttcactgcctaacggcagtttagaacgcaatgagcaatccagtcattatatagatcagtggtcccATCATTTTTTGCTATCAAATAGCTAGCAAAAAAAACCCTTCTCTTTTTGCATTCCAAATGGCTATGTTATCATGAAAATATCTGCATTGGAATGCACAGGTAAGATGAATATGTAAAACCAGAAGAGCCATCTCTGTATGCACTCTTGACTTTGTTATTTGCTtgcttttacagtttttcttgtTCACTGGTTTGCTAAGCTGAACAGCCCATCAGAGTGATCTCTCACTGACTGCTTGATGCCAACTCAACATGGTCAACTGACCAAAAAGCCATCAACGTGGTTCAACAAACTGCAAAAACTGAGCTCATCGACGGCCAGATGGCTGACCATCGGCTTGGTGTGTCACGTCCTTAATAAGGGCTAAAACTTCTGGTACAGTCTTTGCAATAGAAGTGTCTCTTAAAATGTTGCCTAGGCAGGTAGCTCACTGGTTTTGGATGCCAAAACAGTCCTTTATCGaagcctggaaaaaaaaaacctagagaaaaaccttacattttaacattcaaacacacaaacagaaaagggCACAAGGACAGAAACGCTGCATTCAAAGATCTTGTCAACATTAATCCAGGAAAAGTAAATCAGTGGTGCTGATGCAGCGTTGCTATGGTGACTGTAAGGATTCAGGAGGGATGGAGGGGGGGATTTCTATTCCTCTTGGCTCCAGCAGGTATCTCGAAGGAGAACAGGACAGTGACCTCTTTTCTTACTAAACTTCATTCTTTTTTCCCCCGTTCTCTGCAGGCAGACCACCCTTTGGAGTTTCCCACTTCCTCTCTATTTCTACCTGTCCTTGGCGCAGTGTAGTGGCCTACTTTAACAAACCTTTAGCTGGAAAAATCAGGCCATGAAAGCTGTAGGCATACAGTGAGCAGCTAATCCTGCTCCATTTCTTACTCTGGAGAACAGGATATACCGCACATGGGGAGAGTATGTCTAATTCTCAGGTTGGCCCTAACCTGTAGGACATTGTGCTTAAAAAGGTGCGCTTGTGCAGCGGCTGTATATGTGGGCTGTAGCTCACCTGGGACTGAGTTGGGAATGGAGGGAGTCGGCACAGCGATGGGAATTCCGATGCTGCTGCTGCCACTGTTCTCTCGACTGCCGCTGCCCCCGCTGCTGCCACTACAGAGAAAGAGAGGAGGTTCTTAGCATACTATAGTACATATCATAGTATTTATGAAGTATGCATTACACTGATCTACTACAAAACAGAATACTGCATCCCACAATGAAATTTGACTTCCAAGGTGACAGCAATGTTAACAGTTATCTTTTTTCAGCTCATTTGATGGGACTTGCCAGAAGATAgcacataaatacataaaatacaaatgcgatatacagtgccttgcgaaagtattcataccctattCCACATCAAACTACACTTTTTACACCATAAGGGTAAAGCAAATaagttttaacatctttgcaaatttattaaaaataaaaaacctaaatgattccattgcataagtattcatacccttatctggcacagttgaaatttagctcaggagcattaatattgcttgtagatgctACTACACATCGAGTGAACtttgtggcaaattcaattgattTGAAAAAGCACACAAATCTTAAAAAGGCCTAACAGCTGAAAAAGcatttcagagcaaaaaccaagccctcacgtaaaaaaaaaaaaagaaaaaaaaaaagagctcagAGGCAGGATTACATCAAGCCACgcatctagggaagagttcagaaaaaatctgctgcattgaaggctcACAGAAGCATTTAGTCttcgttacccttaatggaagaagtttgaaacaatcaGGACTCTTCCTGGAGCTGGCCTCCTGGTCAATCTGAGCAATGGATGGAGAacggccttggctagagtggtgaccaagaacctgatggtcactctagttgagctccatgatcatatatgcagatgggagaaacttacaaaaagacaaacattactgcaacactccattgatctgggctttatggcagtgtggcaagactTAATCCTGTCCTCAGGGTAGACACAGGAAAACActcttggaatttgcaaaaaaacatctaaaggaccctcagattgtgagaaacaagattctgtggtttGATGatcctcaattccaagcatcatgtttgaaggaaatcaggcactgctcatcacttgAAGAGTACCATCTCAAAAgaaaagtgtgctggtagcagtctaatgctgtggggctgtttttcagcggcagggactgagggactcttcagagtagaagaaaagctcaaagCACCAAAATAtcgagccttaatgaaaacccagtccagagcatttagaacctcagactaggcagaaggttcaccttccaacaggtcaatgaacctaagcacacagcaagagtggcttatagacagctctgtgaatgttcttgagtggcccagccacagcctgggtttgaaccatttctggagaaacctgaaaatgtctgccagaccccatccaagctgacagagcttgagagatgaagaggtgaggcgaagaatggcagataattgccaaatgttaatgtgcaaatcttgttgcatcagacccaaaaagacttggggctgtaaaggtgcttcaactaagtactgagttaagggtatgaacacttatgcaatgtacttattttttatttttttatttttaataaacttatgaagttgtgacaattctgtttttgctttgtcattatggtgcatgtaTGTGTTGATgtaggaaaaaagtaatttaaaacagtttaacgtaaggcagcaacataaaatgtgaaaaaacgaaggggtatgaatactttcgcaaggcactataTTATtaacagggcaaaaaaaaaaattgcatatacTCATGAGAGACTGAAAACACTGGATCATAAGCTGTCAGCGTGTAAACGAACACAGTGCTCTGATTCACTCTGAAACATGCTAAATATATTAACTTGAATAAATCACAGCCTTTGTATTTCGATAATTGCACTAAGCCATATcgtgatttgttttatttcaattaactgtGCAGCACTACATATCACTTGATGCCACAATGAGATCATGATAAAGAGGATGAAACATTTCTCATTACATTATGCGTACTGTTTAACATAATATTTAACAGTATAATATAAATTAACAGTAAGCAGTACATAGTATTTAGTGTAGTATCCAATAAGTAGTAAGCTGTTTTTCCATTCTGAATATCACAGGCTTGCATGGTAAAGTGACCTAGATATGCACTTGCCTTTGAGATACATGGTACTACTATATCTATATCCATACGTGGTTATGCATACGTTCAACACAGATCGTTTCATTGATTATTCAACACTGGTGCTATGAGCATCATTGCATCAGTGTTACACCCCCACATGGGCACAGCTTTAGAatcagcctcgatcctctgtgtCTGCTCGGAGTCCATGCAGCTCCACAGAAACCAGAGCAGCAGGGAGTCCCACACTGCACTGCAACAGATCTCATTATTCCAGCACAGAGTCTTCTTCGTTTAATTGTCTGAACGCTAGGATTGAGAGAATGATCTGCTTTTAACTAGAGAAGCTCAAAactacatctttttttttttttttaactagctGTTCTGTGGGTTGTCAAAATATTGATAAACTtgagatctgttttttttttttttttttttttttagggaacaCAACTTTTAAATGTGGTTTAAAAATCTGATATGTATGATATCTAGTCATCTGACCGACTCATATATCATtctcatctttttttttatttccattttatattttattctatataTTCCATTtgttctatattttattttattttagatgcatTGAGAATCCATGGCTAAAATGTTAGACACACTACGCCAAAATCCCAAACCAAAGATGTTACTCAAATAAGGCCCTTTAAAATGAGCAAtaaatacagtgccctccactaatattggcacccttttTAAAcatgagcaaaggtggctgtgaaaaaaaacctgcattgtttatcctttagaactttcattcaaaaaaacaaaaacaaaattcaaacctttcactgaagtaaaacaatgg
It encodes the following:
- the LOC141300009 gene encoding abl interactor 1-like; the encoded protein is MTSPARLGSQHSPGRTASLSQRPRTHSGSSGGSGSRENSGSSSIGIPIAVPTPSIPNSVPAPPSWAAPPGAPPPAPPPPPPLPGQVPPMPAAAIGEPFPQFHRHQCKVRPGQHQRLRPTVHLSYKSVHCGEVSEPPEMVAIYDYSKDKDDELSFMEGAIIYIIKKNDDGWFEGVSNGVTGLFPGNYVESIMHYAD